acaagcgtgctactaactttagccgtgtcatttagacagctgttagcacatgattctccttatgctgctgagaatatagcccagaagaagcggatagtatagcttttattttggaaagagccatttctctgtaataaactctcttttccaaagatgagtgattcctcaatcagatacagggcttgcaatatcgctagcccaacgtcccggagctagcgattttttcagtcgggctaccaaaatctatctcttccctgcccgtcgggctattgtaggaaaaataaaggtcaatgcttttgcattctttcagaaatgtagctgggtaattatgtcattggcatcggtgagccactgtcaatatgtgacatattgaagtcgcgtttgaatttgcgcttgttttttttgctttcactttgcaatcgtgcgaactgtgtatagagagcgacagcactgatctgtgagtgatgataatttgtgcaccaattcctctgacatcgtcttattaatcgttagcttactatgcaaacatgacaagtgaaatctcccgcagcttacacatgtgagaggttgatcgcgcaacgatacacaaaattcacggttcggttcggttcgatactttggtgtcacggttcgatattttttcgatacaaaaaaaatgttcatgcatttttaatttgtcatttattaaaattataaatatatattttaactcaaaagtacagtttttaaatttaaccctaaccctaacccttgtgcgcgttttttattttgacagcgaatgtgcacctgcggaccacttatgtgcagccctggttatttagcttgtcatattgcagccacagaaattattttgtccatgaaaccataaagctgcactttctttttgccttatagtctgatttgtcataacttctccgttttgtggtaagcttttctctggctgtcacttcttcaccctgacctgtcttatttggctcagcagaactgaaatgcttttacacacggactcacataagctcagcgattctctgcgcgatcaacctctcacatgtttaagcttgctgcaggagatttcacttgtcatgtttgcatagtaagctaacgattaataagacgatgtcagaggaattggtgcacaaattatcatcactcacagatcagtgctgtcgctctctatacacagttcgcacgattgcaaagtgaaagcaaaaaaacaagcgcaaattcaaacgcgacttcaatatgtcacatattgacagtggctcaccaatgccaatgacataattacccagctacatttctgaaagaatgcaaaagcattgacctttatttttcctacaatagcccgacgggcagggcagagagatttttgtagcccgactgaaaaaatcgctagctccgggacgtcgggctagcgatattgcaagccctgtatctgattgaggaatcactcatctttggaaaagagagtttattacagagaaatgtctctttccaaaataaaagctatactatccgcttcttctgggctatattctcagcagcataaggagaatcatgtgctaacagctgtctaaatgactcggctaaagttagtagcatgcttgttgtttttgtctttgcactaggatgatgtcggtgtaaatgtgcagtcatattcgttgtgttcccactagtgctttcaggttaatctcgttgaaatgaccttaacgccacaacacggcaaatctccgttaacgagctaccgccgatcgctccgtgcatggggctagacggccaacacgttaacgagctaactgcgctaacacactagttcacaccaatgtaattgagcattgcgtggcacatccaacatactgttttactttagtccatgactcgcttaccttcagggtcatacgtcacatgaaaaccaaaataattccaaacgccagatctgaatgaggttcaatttgcctgttgcaaggagagcttaacttctgtctcgctagcttgccctgtgctcttccttctgactatgctgtctgtgtggagcgctcagtggatctgcgctcgacagtgcagcctaggcggagtagtcgaacacagattcactgagcgctccacacagacagcatcatcagaaggaaaattgataaaataaattacaaatgttgtattgttcgatacatatgcgtaccgaaccgaaagcactgtatcgaacggttcaatatcgatacgaatatcgttgcacccctaataaataaataaataaataaataaataaataaataaataaatatatatatatatatatatatatatatatatatatatatatatatatatatatatgtgtgtgtgtgtgtgtgtgtgtgtgtgtgtgtgtgtgtgtgtgtgtgagatgaggAGGTGCACCAGTATCACTTATGAATGCATCTCTTTAACTTACATCTGGCTCTGACCTTTACATACAGTTTATGCTGGTtaacagagagcagagaaacTCAGAAAATGTGACAGAATGGCTTATAATGCACTCTTGTCACTTGGTCAGCAGCTTCTTGGATCCCAAAGCAGATCACTGCGGTCAGCATGCCGGAATTGATATAACATGATCCCTGCTCAGTTTGCTTTCTGTGGCTCCACCACAACACGCTGTTACAAGCTCCTAAGAACCATTCCAGGCTGTGGTGTGCCAAGTCCAGGACAAGAGATATGCTTGGGGGATTTAGCATCAAAGCCAAAGAGATCTTGGACACATGCCTCTAACACGTCAGGCAAATAATTTGAGACGTTTGGGCAAAAATAGGGACCGCATGATATGACTTGGTTTCATGGTCTGAATAGtgtctgcactttctttttgattttaaaTTGAGTGTTTTTCACTACAGCAGGCAAGAGTGAGCTTTAGTTTGCTTGGCAGTGCACAGCCTTCTTCTAATTTGGCACCGTAAGAAAAAATGATCTAAAGCGAGTCAGGGGTAGAGCCTCCATCCAGCTTTAGCTTACAAGTAACAACACTCCAGGCTGCACCTGCGTACCTGCAGAGCATGAACCACAGATGTAATCGGTTTAAGCTTGAATAATTTACAACCCTTACAACAGAATCACTGGCAGCACAGAAGAAGAATCAGTAATGTTTGCACAGAGGATACTGGCTGCTCAGTTTGCAAAATATACTACTGAGCTTTTCGACTCTGTGCTGGGATGTATATGTCTGCTATACCTGCACACAAGCTGAAAGATGTGCTTACATGGGCAAAACAGAGTACGGTGAATAAAATTCAGTTCTCCATCTCaattcttttattgtttatctGCAAAATGTTTTAACTTTCTTGCACCAGAACATTCAGCAGAAAGTTTTTATTATATACTtgacattaaataaatatataaatgaagcCAACAACCAAGGAATGAAGCAAATCGTGGTAAAAACTATTTCGAGTAAAAGTATGATGTCTGGAAAGATGAATAATTCATCTAGAAAGATTTTGCGACAATAAAAGCTCGGTCACCTTGAAACAAGAACAGCTGGGAGGCCCAAGCCTGAGGCTCTGCTTATGCTCATACAGGAAATGATAAAAGGTGTACTCTCTGTGCACATCTGCATTCCCTACCcacctttgatttcttttagtGCCTGCAAGTCCAAAAAAACAGCACATACTTTTGATCCTAAACTCtgccacagtttaaaaaaaaatatgttgaaacAGGTCAACAGAGGGTCCAGAAGTTTATAGAGAATggtacatttattattttttagttttagtttttataacTTTGCctctgtttgatttaaaatccttttcatGGTGTGTCAGTTGCATCTTAAATGCAGAGTCATGGCCAGGTGAGGCCTGTTACTTTGTTATTTCATTACAAATTAACCAGGTAAAAGATCTGCAGTTTATTCTATGTGTTGAAATTGTATTTGGTAGCTTTTCACTTTAACTCTAAATGAAGTCCAGTTGGTGGACCAACTACTGTATTGTGGATTTATATTCAAAGCAAAGTTGATGGCATTGTGCCCGAATGATGAGCTTGGCGATCCTGACGAGCTATTAGTGGCGTTTCGACCTCAACCTAGGCTGCAACACTCCTCATTCTGTTACATTTCAGTTCTTTCCAGCGGGACAATTTCCTTCCATAATCTTCATCAACATGCATAAACAcaactttttaaagtaaagttCTCAGAGGTAgtgtttccttttcctttgttgGCATCCACCTCCCCCCACCCCTCACCCTTAAAGCAATGAAGCGCCTCACCTACGACATGTGGTTCTGCTGAGAGGCCAGattctgctgttgctgctgctgcatgaggagctgctgctgctgacgccGCCGGGCCGTACGCAGCTTCTCGAAGCGGGCCTCCATCTCCTCCAGCACTTTGGGGGTGTAGCGAACCACCAGCTTCACGCTGTCCTTGGCTGCCTTCAGTAGCTCCACCGCTTTCTCGTGGTGCTCTCCCTCTACACTCTGCAGGGGTTTCAGAGCCGCGGAAAGAGTAGAATATTAAAGGGGGctgattttaatatatatatatttttaaaaatagtaacccttcaaagaaaaaaaagaatattttctcCACTATTATTACCTCACGATCAAGTGAAATGAGAAGGCTTAGCTTACAGTGTATGATGCTCATATCTCTccagcagctgaagaaatttcTGCTACTTATTCACAACATGCAACCTTGCGACCTCAATAACTCCTGTGATTGTTGGCTCACATATCAAACTAGAAATCATATACATGGCAGGAAGCtgctaaaaatatatttttggaaACAAGCTTAAACAGGGGTTGACAAGCTTATCTACACTCTACTTTCAATCCATTGATCTTCTTTTCCCACATGCTGGATCAGAACGTTAGTCTGGCGAGACCCACCACTCCATTCACAGACAGGAGCTGGTCCCCTCGCTTTAAGCCGCCATGCCTCTCAGCTACGCCTCCAGGAATGATGCGGGAGATATAGATAGGTGAGTTTTGCTCTTTGCCGCCCATCACATTGAAGCCCAGCCCTTCGTCCGTCTTCGGTAGCTCCACCACCCGCGGGTGAGAGTGACCTTCACTGGCTGCGAAGGCCGCAACTGTGGCctgaaggaagagaaaaaaaggtaaaGGGCTTATTAGTTATTCCAATGAATTAGACGGTTAATTAGACATGAATTCTGACAAAAATACACTTCTACGTATATTTTTTTGACACACAAGATTTAATACAAGGTTCAACTTTGTGTGTGCAAAAAagtaatattatatatattatgcaATATGCAAATATCCATGGGTTAATCATAGACTGTACAAAAATGATAGATGTAGCCTTAGGTTCTAAAATGTGAAAGTGCCTTAAAGCAAAAGGAGTTTCCAGGATTTTTTAATGAGGGGGGGAGACCAAGAAGCACCTAAGGGGAACTCACGAGAAATCATAAATAAGTTTTATTCTAAAGAACAAGGTCTCTCACACATCCTTTATTTTACATTCACCTCTGAAAAGTACAGGTGTGGACCAAACCATTGTGAACCATTTGAAGGGGAGTACGATATATCTAAAATTACTACAAGAGATTTGATGGCacattattgtattattatttcacaATGAATAATTACATTCGCAGCGTAATACCAGTCCTTTTATATACAATCTAATGTTCCGCATTATGCGTATGATACTAAAGATATTAGTGCACATTAAAAAAGTGGAACGAATGCCTGAACTGTGCCAGGTCAGTTTCccaagaaatgcaaaaaaacttTAGTAAATGTCTCATTCTATGAGTAAATCAAGTATTAGGGCAAGAAGTGAGTTATTTCTTCTCCTTTTAGTTAAACAGTGGAGAGAAAAACATAACCAAGATGAGAAAGAAGGCAGAGGCACACAGCAGCTTCTTAAATAGTGCCCTCATTATAGACGGCGCAAAGATATTCGTCTGAAATCTGATTTGCAGCTTTTGCAAACCACATCTTCAATCAAATCAGCAATTCTTTTTGAAAGCTCTGCAGCTTACACTAGCTTCTCATTCTCTTCTGTAgtgtgaaaataaaagcaaaggaagAACACATTTTAGAAGTATTACAAAGAGACTGCAAAGCTGCTCGCGAACCTCTGACGCACCTTCTCATTTAAGCGACGACGGCCGTAACAAAGCGTCAGGATTTGGTCTGGGCTTGGGATTTAGACTCCACATGAGAAGTTCTCTGGTCTTTCCAAGCACACGGATTAACACATCTCACTTCCACCCTGTGTATCCCTTCCAGCTGGGTGAAGTTCCTTTGAATCACAAGCCAAGCTGCACACTCCTTGTACATTTAGAACAAAGCACCGAGGAGCTTGTTAGCCGAGCTGGGAAAGCTCGTGGCAGGTGAACAGAGAGCCTGTGCCCAAAGATCCACAGATGCGATGCCACAGGTTCCTCGCTGTCAAGTCAGCATCATTTATGGTGTGCGAGATGGGGGAAAGGAAGGATAAGAAAGTACGGGTGGAGTGagttctgttttgattttgcagATGTGAATCGAAATTCCCAGCAGCAGACGAGGAGCTTGGCAACTGGAGGTCTTTGAGGCTCCCTCCAGGCATCATCCCCGCATCTGCAATCTCTTCCATATTCATATGCATCTTCAGATCCACATTTATTACTCCTCatttctctctcccctcccgcTGCCTATTAATCTGCTTATTGCATTATGACAACTCCCCCCTTCTCCTTCCTTCTCTCGCTCTGTCCTTcgcctttcttcttctgctgctcccACTCACCCTCCCTGGCCTGCTGTTAAAATAAGCAGCAGCTCCTCAGCATGCATACCGTCGCCACCCGGGCCTCGCAGCTCATCGACCTTCACAACTTTATCGGGCTTTCTGTGAATGAAAAACAATCTGGCAGATGGCCGGTGCCTCTCACGCACGGGgggcattttaaatgaaacacttGCTGGAGGATACTCGGTAGACACACAACACTGTAAAAGTCTGGCTTAAAGTATTTAAAGTCATTTTAGCATCACCTCCctgttttttttgcttcccCCCCCCCGGCTGCTCTGATAATCTCCGCCTCCTTTAAGATCAGTAATAAAAACCTCGGGCCAGATATTAGAGGCTGAATTGATTAAATTAACAATGCGATCAAAGTGAATTGAGTTGTTCAAGTGAAACTCAAATCTTGGATGTCTGCAGATTTTTCTCTCACCAACTAAAGCACTCGAGATAAACCGAAACTCTGTCATGTATTTCATCACTGTTGCAGTTCATTCTCACTGCAATACAGTATGAATGTCTTTCCCCATATGTTGATGCTGATTATGTGCAATTGTGGTCCTTGTGGATATCTCTGCAGGGAGTAAAGcactttcaaaaatatccagtgtTCCCAGTTGGGAAGATCCCCACAGCTAAGCCACTTCAAACCCTTAGCTGTGTGCTTAATTGCCCAATgaatttgtgcatttttattacAGATTTAGAAGAAGTAACTTTTAAATGTGTGAGGGAGAGAGTTTGAAATGCTTTGTTCTTAAGAGAAAAAAGGGACATAGaaaaagacttaaaaataaCATCTCTTCTAATCATTAATGAGATGTTATTTTTAAGATCAGACAATGGAACCCACTCGAGAAACTTCAGGATACTTCAGAAGATGACACGATTGTCTTTGTTGACAGAGAATCCTTCCctctgagagaagaaaaaataaaaccctgaacagagtttgtttaaaaatgtgtcatATTTAGTGCATcctgtttaaaaatattttgacagGTTGGGAAATACACCTACTCTTGCCACAATTTAGACGAGAAACCTATGGAGTCAGACGACTACAAGATTAGACTGGAAAGCCTTAAAGGGCCTATTGGGAGTATGGGGAACTTTCTCAAGGATCAGACATTTTAACCAAcatcacattttatatttaaggAAATTATTGGAAAAGGAAATTATTGCCTTGCACCACTACCGACAGCTTCCATGTAGAGAAAGTGAGTGAAATGGCACAAGACTGAATGCAATGGAAGAAAATTTGTTGTGAACTCCTGGCAGCTCTGGCACGTTAAGACGCTAAATCGAGGATGTTATTACCGTAATGGAATAAACGGAAGTGAAGGATCATCCTTAAGGAGGTGCTGGTTGCATGTTGATAAATGCttcttttagaaaataaaagaggGGTTGCATATGTTAAAACCACACTGACAATTTCAGTCTGGTTTCAATTTCCTTAAATTCAACAGATTTGAAAATAATTACCAATGAATGGAACAGGAATTCACGGTCCAGACAACTGCTGACTACATAAGAGACCTGAAAAAGTTCGCTCTTTACTCCCTAAATGTATCTGAATAGCTTAGCAGTAATAGCTACTCTagtgaagtttctctttttttccttagtttatttcactttgttcaCCAAACTGTTTGGTGTCTTTTGCTGTACCGCACCAAAAGACTGTATTTCAGTTACTTTCCACTTCAGTCACATGGCTAGTCTCCCTGAGGTCTCCCTGCAGTTTACATGagccacaaacacaaaagaagaTTATACTAGAAGAGGCACCCCTTTGTAACCCCTTCTACAGCCACACCTAGCTCCACTTGGGGGATGATAGGATATCTTTAATGCTCTGTACAGTCTATTTATGGAAGTCTGTTTAaatcaggggtctcaaactcgtaGCCCCAGGGCCACTTGCGGCCCACGTCACCCCTACTTGCTATACTGACGTGAAGAAATAGAATGCAATTTGGCCCGTGAAGTTACTTTTTTGTTagggaggatttgtttgttgttgagtgcaatgttaaaataagttctttaaaaagcaaaaaatgacttaatatgaaggcaatatgagCAGAAAGTAAAACCATGTTGAGGGAttggctgtgttagttcagtgagagttatttgtaaaaaaaaacaattttcgctagcagtcaaaaactaatgtgcacacttatgtctgcatttttattttgttaaatacgaACAAAACTGTGATGCCACATGTCGGGCCAGAAAGTGAGTACCAGTTTGTAgttcaatgaaaggcttcagttagtTAAAAAATTGCGTTcacatttgcagttttgtcttgttatataatattaaaaattcAACACTACATTTTCTGAAacatttgtgggtgttttcatgtttgttttgtacTCATTGAACACTAAAGTGGCCCTCACATGAGATGACAGTGCCAGCAGTAGCCTACAGCTCATTTAAGTTGGAGACCCCTGTCACTGTAAAATTGGGGGCCCCCAATAGCCTGGTTTTCCTCTCATGAGAGCATTCCAGCTATAGCAGACATaatcctttcattttaaaagatgCCTCCCACAAATGTCTGTCTTTCTATATAGATTGACACATGCAACATGTACAGTATTAGTGACTGACAGGTGCTGGAAGGAGAATTTTTGAACTCTGAATGTTAAGttagctgtttccctctgcTAACCACCTCCCAGCTCTAGCTCAATAGTTAACAGCAGGCATGAGGATTTGATCTCTTTATCTAActcaaagtaaaacagtgaaaagatGTAATTCTTAAAATATTGAGTGATTCCTTTTAACAGATATTGAATTGTATTTTACCAAACTCTGCAGGACTATTCTGGAGGTGTAGCGTTAGTGGAgccaaacaaaatgagaaaaggaCTGGCAAGCAGCTCTCATCGTTTGAAGCCTCTCTGTGTTCATACACAAAGACTTGTATCCCTTTGTTTATGTCATCCTTTTCTGTTCTCGTCCTCCACCCACTCGCGGCGATGAGAGGAGTGGACTCTACACTGAACCAATGAAGGACATGCTCTATGAGTGCTCCTCATCGCATCCCacccttctcttcctcctctgcacttTAAATCAGGcaatctctccctctctttatcTTCTTTCATGAAAGCTTGTGTCTCTTGCTTGTGATGTGCTGATGAAACGTCCTGCTTCAGTCAAGCGGGTCAAGCTCATCTCTTTTGAATACCACAATCTGCTTATTCCACTCACGCAGTGCACCTCTTTCACCTGTGATATGGATGGGACCTTTTCTAAATAgccagcagaagaaaaaaaatcgttGGacatcttaaataatcaggtgGGATAAACCAAAGCATAAAAaagatggggtttttttaacaATTATTTGCATCCATGACATTTATGACCTCTCAATCAAAAGCTCTGTTTGTTCTGAGTGctgaattgtaaataaatgaaagctcGTGAATGCAAACATTCAGAAGGTAAAGTCAAGACAACTGTGTTTCCATAAGAGAAATAAGTTGAATGAGTTGAAGAGAATCCAGCAGCTGCTGATTGGAAGAGTCTTGAGGACTATTAGACATAATTAAAGACCGATTTACAGCTCGAATGAAAGACATTAAGTAACTGATGACTGTTGAGTCAAGGATGAAGAGCTTCTACTTCAGCCTTTGAGATAAACATTTAGCTCGTTCTGGTCTGTAATGCCTGTCTTTCTTCTGGTAAAGTGTACTctgacagtattgattccaaCTTTGTTTGACCTTATGAGTCGTGCTATTTTCCCTCAAACAACAACTCTACAGCAGCCGCTTAAATACACCAGCACCACCTTCTGACAGTCCCTACGCAGAAATGATCGATTATacttagagctgggcgatagaacgataacgatatgtatcgcgatataacttttactcgatagagaaattaagctatcgcgatagacctcgccgctcttgtcctcttaaaaaaaaaaaaagaaaaagaaaaaaaaggtcagccaaattaagtagcgcagagccgaaccaatcacagccgcagcgtcacgtcgcgtgacttgttacgtacagcacaagtgccaagccgcacgtgtgtttgtttgggaagcagccagcgggtaatggagccagcgcgtaatggaggaaatgagtgtgccgactagaaaaatcaaccgagcgtgaccgaagagaaaacagatgatggttccaatgccggagattgtcgaacggaagagccatagaagctccgtagtgtgaaggtatttcggctatttcaagtctgacaaaaaacagagtagcgtgcactgtaaattgtgccgaaaacaagtctggaaatacaataaactggtgcatgcgtcacactgtgcgccacgttattgtttcggtgaaatgaatttctacaatactgttactgttaattctactctctgcagtgtttaaatgcttacatatacacacagttactgtccctccacacatacgactcggttctgcttctatgccccagctttgtttactttttcccaccgaggcttctagacttctgattggccaacatttctgcacggttaggaatctagctccacctgctgctttggcatgttcatagcagcgttttccttcatttctgcctttatgtgtggacgggattcttttttaaaacgaaaacggaaaatctccgttttcaaaaatacccgtgtacgtgtggacgtagcctcagtctctgactggaagcgctaattcatcattcggcttttgtcagactaaagtaactgttaaaactgtttgaaaagctaagatatacaacaaggagagattgagaatttccttttagttctcagtttatttgatattgacaaaagttagtcagttttgtctgttcttctgtaaaacaaactaagatttatttttagaattaatattttgtttctaagtggaattgacagtttagtctgtttcgtttgttctattttgaaacttaaacgctttagcggctgccttttgtgtagtttgcaatatttgcctttatttatctgaaaaagtctcatgttccttaagtacatctaccctgttgaacttattatgggaaataaatgtttaaataaaaacaagctgctgattatttcacattttacttgtgagcaacggcacatttaaatcttacaaatatagttatttggcttatatcgtgatagatatcgttatcgcctgaaatgaaaaaaacatatcgtgatatgaaaaaatctcatatcgcccagctctaattatactgcaaattattTTTGAGGTGAGCACTGCCAACACTCTCCATATACAACGCCTTAACATATACCTTTTTCCTACATGAACATAGTGTCAGTTCTTAAATCgcaatttaaaaactgactaACAGCATTTTGACCAACAGTATTTTCAACCTTTTGACACCTCTACCTTGAAATGCAAACTCCTGTTTTGTCTTCATTGcaaagattcaacaaggtgctggaaacattgctcAGCGATTTTGTTCCATATTGACGTGATAGCATCACGCCGTTGCAGATAAAGATTTATCGGCTGCGCATCCAGGGTGAGAATCTCCAATTGCGTCACATCCATCAcatctattggattgagatctggtgagtgtggaggccgtttgagtacaatgaactcatttattcagtgtttagTTGGTACCACAGGGCCCAAATTGTGCTAAATATGCCCCACACcattctccaccaccaccagcagcctgaatcaTTGATAGAAGGGAAGATACTTGAATACTTTTGTtgtatttgagttactgttgctttcctgtcagcttgaagcagtctggctatTCTCCCCTGACctttggcatcaacaaggcattttgtcccagagaactgctgcttacTGGATTTTTCTCGTTCCCTCTTTTGGACTGTTTTCCGTAAACCTGAGGGGTGattttgtgggaaaatcccagtagctcAGCAGTTCATGAACTGCTCAGATCAAAAACAACCATGTCACTTTCAaactcacttaaatcactttttgtCTCTATTCTGATGCTCTGTTTGGACTGCAGCAGGTGGCTTAGAGCATGCCTAAGCACACCAAGTTGTTGccatgattggctgattagatgttTTCATTAATGAGCACCTAACAAAGTAGCCAGTCAGTGTATATCAGGTTAAAGAAGAATCTTAGACCtttccaaacaaacaaattaataaaatgttcGTAATTTATATCAATG
The Astatotilapia calliptera chromosome 17, fAstCal1.2, whole genome shotgun sequence genome window above contains:
- the lin7a gene encoding protein lin-7 homolog A isoform X2, which codes for MATVVQPLTLDRDVARAIELLEKLQESGDVPGHKLQSLKKVLQSEFCTAIREVYQYMHETITVNGCPEYQARATAKATVAAFAASEGHSHPRVVELPKTDEGLGFNVMGGKEQNSPIYISRIIPGGVAERHGGLKRGDQLLSVNGVSVEGEHHEKAVELLKAAKDSVKLVVRYTPKVLEEMEARFEKLRTARRRQQQQLLMQQQQQQNLASQQNHMS
- the lin7a gene encoding protein lin-7 homolog A isoform X1 yields the protein MATVVQPLTLDRDVARAIELLEKLQESGDVPGHKLQSLKKVLQSEFCTAIREVYQYMHETITVNGCPEYQARATAKATVAAFAASEGHSHPRVVELPKTDEGLGFNVMGGKEQNSPIYISRIIPGGVAERHGGLKRGDQLLSVNGVSVEGEHHEKAVELLKAAKDSVKLVVRYTPKVLEEMEARFEKLRTARRRQQQQLLMQQQQQQNLASQQNHMSLFQKKKK